The genomic stretch TCACCAGCGGCTGGAGCCACCTGAAGGACCCTGACGCGCGCGCCAAGAGCATCGAGATGAGCAAAGGCTTCACCATCTTCCTCGGCGCCGCCGAGGTGGCGGGCGCGCTGGGCGTCGCCTTTGGCGTGCTGGCCCAATTGGCGGCGCTGGGACTCATCCTGGTCATGCTCGGCGCCATCCAGAAGAAGATCTTCGTCTGGCACACCGGCTTCTGGGGCAAAGGCAGCCAGGGCTGGCACTACGACCTGATGTTCGTGGTGATGAACCTGGTGGTCATCGCCACCGGCGGCGGACGCTGGGTGGTGACCGCCCTCTTTGCCTGACAGCGCCTTCTGGCGGTAAGCTCTTGCGCCGGGGGTGAGGATGCGCCGCAACATTCTGCTGCTGTCTGTTCTGT from Terriglobales bacterium encodes the following:
- a CDS encoding DoxX family protein; amino-acid sequence: MVRLPPAFTDAALLLLRLMIAAVFFTSGWSHLKDPDARAKSIEMSKGFTIFLGAAEVAGALGVAFGVLAQLAALGLILVMLGAIQKKIFVWHTGFWGKGSQGWHYDLMFVVMNLVVIATGGGRWVVTALFA